In Aspergillus luchuensis IFO 4308 DNA, chromosome 1, nearly complete sequence, the following are encoded in one genomic region:
- the MGT1 gene encoding MGMT family protein (COG:L;~EggNog:ENOG410PREP;~InterPro:IPR014048,IPR001497,IPR036388,IPR036217;~PFAM:PF01035;~go_function: GO:0003824 - catalytic activity [Evidence IEA];~go_function: GO:0003908 - methylated-DNA-[protein]-cysteine S-methyltransferase activity [Evidence IEA];~go_process: GO:0006281 - DNA repair [Evidence IEA]): protein MALPQTQHQPQEQQQKAITQPTPQPTTTDIKTKMIKKITTHPTLPSHRRKIYLALLSVPAGRWTTYAALAKHIGTSPRAVGAAMRLNPFAPEVPCHRVLGGNGKLLVGYSGAEGSGGAKKKAKDGVGMKKRMLEEEGVEFTTEGMARGLCFEEFGMGSFAVSKVI, encoded by the coding sequence ATGGCTTTACCTCAAACGCAACACCAAccacaagaacaacaacagaagGCTATTACACAACCAACCCcgcaaccaacaaccacagacATCAAAACAAAAATGATCAAGAAAATAACCACACatcccaccctcccctctcaccGCCGTAAAATCTACCTTGCTTTGCTATCCGTCCCCGCAGGCCGCTGGACTACCTATGCTGCACTTGCCAAGCATATTGGTACTAGTCCTCGAGCAGTTGGGGCCGCGATGCGTCTGAACCCCTTTGCACCGGAGGTACCCTGTCATCGGGTGTTGGGAGGTAACGGGAAGCTGCTGGTGGGGTACAGCGGTGCTGAGGGGTCAGGAggggcaaagaagaaagcgaAGGATGGGGTCggcatgaagaagagaatgttggaggaggaaggggttgaGTTTACTACGGAGGGGATGGCGAGGGGGTTGTGCTTCGAGGAGTTTGGAATGGGTTCGTTTGCTGTCAGTAAAGTGATATGA
- a CDS encoding uncharacterized protein (COG:M;~EggNog:ENOG410Q2I7) has translation MKVTAREVARFTFYWLLGAKRMLPIPDFLIAVARSARCLSTLQSGTIIDYCCGLVIDNETNTFRLAHPTVREYLESAEIYRDKEACYSMALRCLGAYLGEDCGENGFLKYATNYWPSHVEDLGCAPQRA, from the exons ATGAAGGTAACTGCCAGAGAAGTGGCTAGATTTACGTTTTACTGGCTTCTGGGTGCGAAACGAATGCTCCCTATCCCAGATTTTCTTATCGCCGTAGCACGTTCGGCAAGGTGCTTGTCGACTCTGCAATCGGGGACCATCATTGATTACTGCTGTGGCTTGGTGATAGATAACGAAACAAATACGTTCAGGCTCGCTCATCCGACGGTTCGAGA ATATCTCGAATCCGCTGAGATCTATCGCGATAAAGAAGCGTGCTATAGCATGGCCCTGAGGTGCCTGGGTGCATATCTGGGCGAAGATTGTGGTGAAAATGGATTCCTCAAATACGCTACAAACTATTGGCCATCTCATGTGGAGGACCTTGGGTGTGCACCCCAAAGAGCCTAA